In Leptolyngbya sp. SIO1E4, one DNA window encodes the following:
- a CDS encoding carboxylate-amine ligase has product MIDTTPASLKQTMQFQQLQARLKTLWRSPDEFDVRDCQVLIVPSLSLDQAELQKIDGVHYYEERLLFSLARLRNPCTRLIYVTSQPLHPSIVDYYLELLPGIPSSHARDRLDLFATYDASHKPLTQKLLERPRLLRKIRDHLDVDHAYMVCFNSTSLERKLALTLGIPLLALDPDLRYWGTKSGSRQIFAECGVPHPDGSELVQNAADLAEVAADLWERQPHLKRMVIKLNQGFSGEGNALLDLTSLDAVGPESATHRQRVQWLIQAFRQLRFQCEAETWERFEQKIHDLGAIAEAFIEGEQKRSPSVQGHINPLGEVEMLSTHDQVLGGPDGQIFLGCSFPADAEYRLRIQAMGEAIGRNLAEKGALERYGVDFIAVHQPGQIPAWQLYAIEINLRKGGTTHPFMALKLLTDGHYLKEDGLFYTRQGQAKFYRASDNLKKPAYRGLLPSDLMDIIVSDRLHFNSIEGVGAAFHLMGCLSEYGKLGLTSIGNTPEQAHEIYHQVVASLDRAT; this is encoded by the coding sequence ATGATTGACACAACCCCTGCCTCTCTGAAGCAAACGATGCAGTTTCAGCAGCTCCAAGCACGCTTAAAGACGCTGTGGCGATCGCCAGACGAATTTGACGTGCGAGATTGCCAGGTCTTAATCGTGCCCTCTTTAAGCCTTGATCAGGCCGAGCTGCAGAAAATTGATGGGGTTCATTATTACGAAGAAAGGTTGTTATTTTCCCTAGCTCGTCTGCGCAATCCTTGTACCCGCTTGATTTATGTCACGTCGCAGCCTCTGCATCCGAGCATTGTGGACTATTACTTAGAGCTTTTACCGGGGATTCCCAGTTCCCACGCGCGCGATCGCCTCGATTTATTCGCCACCTACGATGCCTCCCATAAACCCCTGACCCAAAAGCTGCTAGAGCGTCCCCGACTGCTCAGGAAAATTCGCGATCACCTGGATGTAGACCATGCCTATATGGTGTGTTTCAACTCAACCTCCTTAGAACGCAAACTGGCACTGACCCTAGGCATTCCCTTGCTTGCGCTTGACCCCGACTTACGTTACTGGGGCACTAAAAGCGGTAGCCGTCAGATTTTTGCAGAGTGCGGTGTTCCTCACCCAGACGGGAGTGAACTCGTACAAAATGCGGCTGACCTGGCAGAGGTCGCCGCTGATCTATGGGAACGCCAGCCACACCTGAAACGGATGGTGATTAAGCTTAACCAAGGGTTTTCTGGCGAGGGGAATGCCCTTCTAGATTTGACGTCCCTCGATGCGGTTGGCCCAGAAAGTGCCACTCACCGACAACGGGTCCAATGGTTAATACAGGCATTCAGGCAGCTCCGGTTTCAGTGTGAAGCTGAAACTTGGGAACGTTTTGAACAAAAAATTCACGATTTAGGCGCCATTGCCGAAGCTTTTATCGAAGGCGAACAGAAGCGATCGCCCAGCGTCCAGGGACATATCAACCCCCTTGGAGAAGTGGAGATGCTGTCTACCCATGACCAGGTGTTAGGGGGGCCGGATGGACAGATTTTTCTAGGATGCTCGTTTCCAGCAGATGCTGAGTATCGCCTGCGGATTCAAGCCATGGGAGAGGCCATTGGGCGAAATTTGGCAGAAAAAGGCGCGCTAGAGCGCTACGGGGTTGACTTCATTGCCGTGCATCAGCCGGGGCAAATTCCAGCTTGGCAACTGTACGCCATTGAAATCAACCTGCGGAAAGGCGGGACAACCCATCCCTTTATGGCCTTAAAACTGCTGACAGATGGCCATTACCTGAAAGAAGATGGGCTATTCTACACCCGTCAAGGACAAGCCAAGTTTTACCGCGCCTCAGACAACCTAAAAAAACCTGCTTATCGCGGGCTATTGCCCAGCGACCTGATGGATATCATCGTCAGCGATCGCCTGCATTTCAACAGCATTGAGGGCGTTGGGGCAGCCTTTCATCTGATGGGATGTCTCTCAGAATACGGAAAACTGGGGCTGACCAGTATTGGCAACACCCCTGAACAGGCCCATGAAATCTATCATCAAGTCGTCGCCTCTCTGGACAGAGCTACCTAG
- a CDS encoding fibro-slime domain-containing protein → MELILSGTIRDFKDSHPDFEFTIASEEGIVEPILGPNRKPVYKGGQGKTTHSQELFDQWYRDVEDINRSKRLDITLKDVNNDGVFTYSNDEFFPLDDQLFGNEGRPHNYHFTYEIHSEFTYQGTEIFTFIGDDDLWVFIDGKLVIDLGGVHKALEGTSDLRAPEGSNILEKDLPTGVSLSLEVGKTYAFDLFFAERHTTQSQFRIDTSMALKPLPIVTVEASDPEAKETPTDLGEFVLRLDNPAERALTIACVLGGTATAGEDYQTIDTTVIIPAGKTEVKVPVIPISDKKVEGDETVIMTLQGGDGYELGTPTAATVVIRDAVLPVATLHVSDGKATEPPAIDCPPDSAVFVVCLDTPAPSDVEIAYQVGGTATEGEDYTALKRSVVIAQGKTEAPIVVTPLPDNEPCEADETVVITLVEGKGYCLGDRVSDQVVIREAVLQPAKPWWIWLLLLILLLIGCIFVFKATQG, encoded by the coding sequence ATGGAACTGATTCTTTCCGGCACAATCCGCGACTTTAAAGATAGTCATCCCGATTTCGAGTTTACGATTGCCTCTGAAGAGGGCATTGTTGAGCCGATTCTAGGACCCAATAGAAAGCCTGTATACAAAGGCGGCCAGGGTAAAACAACCCACAGTCAAGAGTTGTTTGATCAATGGTATCGAGATGTTGAAGATATCAATCGCTCAAAACGCCTGGATATCACCCTAAAAGATGTCAATAATGATGGGGTTTTCACCTATTCGAACGATGAGTTCTTTCCCCTTGATGATCAGTTATTTGGCAATGAAGGGCGGCCCCATAATTATCATTTCACATATGAAATTCATTCAGAATTTACCTACCAAGGGACTGAAATTTTCACCTTTATTGGTGATGACGATCTCTGGGTATTTATTGATGGCAAATTAGTAATTGACCTCGGCGGCGTTCATAAGGCGCTAGAAGGCACGAGCGATCTCAGAGCACCTGAAGGCAGCAATATCTTGGAGAAAGACCTACCCACTGGAGTCTCGTTATCGCTGGAAGTCGGCAAAACCTATGCATTTGATCTTTTCTTTGCCGAGCGGCATACGACACAGTCACAGTTTCGGATTGATACCTCAATGGCCCTGAAGCCACTACCGATAGTCACGGTGGAAGCGAGCGATCCAGAAGCGAAAGAAACACCGACTGACCTTGGTGAATTTGTGCTTCGATTAGACAATCCTGCTGAGCGAGCATTGACGATCGCCTGTGTTCTTGGCGGCACCGCAACCGCAGGGGAAGATTACCAGACTATCGACACTACAGTCATCATTCCTGCAGGGAAAACTGAGGTCAAAGTCCCCGTAATTCCCATCAGCGATAAAAAAGTTGAAGGGGATGAAACGGTGATCATGACGCTGCAGGGAGGTGACGGCTACGAATTAGGTACCCCCACAGCAGCCACAGTCGTCATCCGCGACGCTGTCTTGCCGGTGGCAACCCTTCACGTCAGTGACGGGAAAGCCACAGAACCCCCCGCCATAGACTGTCCGCCTGACAGCGCAGTCTTTGTCGTTTGCCTTGACACACCCGCACCCTCTGACGTGGAAATCGCTTACCAAGTCGGAGGTACGGCCACCGAAGGGGAAGACTATACAGCGTTGAAGCGCAGCGTAGTCATTGCCCAGGGTAAAACCGAGGCCCCTATTGTCGTGACCCCATTGCCTGACAACGAGCCTTGCGAAGCCGATGAGACTGTGGTTATCACCCTGGTAGAAGGCAAGGGTTATTGTCTGGGCGATCGCGTCAGCGACCAGGTCGTGATTCGCGAAGCGGTTCTTCAGCCCGCAAAACCTTGGTGGATCTGGCTGCTGCTGCTTATCTTGCTGCTGATAGGCTGCATTTTTGTGTTTAAGGCAACCCAGGGCTAG
- the wcaF gene encoding colanic acid biosynthesis acetyltransferase WcaF — MVRSPQEMTERPEESGSMPEIGPPSLVDLRQYDQSWYDPGRPKWVVMVWWLIQAIAFPLTLHAHHAPRRALLRLFGARIGKRVVIRPSARFYYPWRVEIGDYSWIGSGVEFYSVDQIRIGNHCVVSQNSYLCTGSHDPTDAAFGLITAPITLENGVWVATDCFVGPGVTIGANSIVGARSSVFSNLPSQQVCLGTPCRPQKPRQIK, encoded by the coding sequence ATGGTGCGATCGCCCCAAGAGATGACGGAACGGCCTGAGGAAAGTGGCTCTATGCCAGAAATTGGCCCACCGTCGTTAGTCGATCTTCGGCAATACGACCAATCTTGGTACGACCCTGGACGCCCAAAGTGGGTCGTGATGGTGTGGTGGTTGATCCAGGCGATCGCATTTCCGCTGACGCTCCATGCTCACCATGCGCCCCGCCGGGCCTTATTGCGTCTATTTGGCGCCCGCATCGGAAAGCGAGTTGTGATTCGCCCATCAGCCCGATTTTATTACCCTTGGAGGGTTGAAATTGGGGACTATAGCTGGATTGGCAGCGGCGTTGAATTTTACAGTGTCGACCAGATTCGGATCGGCAACCACTGTGTTGTCTCTCAAAACAGTTATCTCTGCACCGGCTCCCATGACCCTACGGATGCTGCTTTTGGCTTAATCACCGCTCCTATCACACTTGAAAATGGCGTCTGGGTTGCCACGGATTGCTTTGTCGGGCCCGGGGTGACTATCGGGGCCAATTCAATCGTTGGCGCCCGCAGCAGTGTATTCAGCAATTTACCGTCTCAACAGGTCTGTTTAGGCACCCCTTGTCGTCCTCAAAAACCTCGGCAAATTAAATAA
- a CDS encoding glycosyltransferase family 2 protein codes for MTAKIPVSVLIPAKNEEENLPACLESVARADEVFVVDSQSEDRSVEISERYGAKVVQFHFNGRWPKKKNWSLDNLPFQNEWVLIVDCDERITPELWDEIEEAIKNPQYGGYYLNRRVFFLGKWIRFGGKYPDWNLRLFRHAQGRYENLNTEGIRNTGDNEVHEHVVVKNGEVGYLKHDMLHEDFRDLFHWLERHNRYSNWEARVYYNLLTGMADDGTIGANLFGDSVQRKRFLKKIWVRLPSKPFLRFILFYFIRLGFLDGYAGYVYGRLLSQYEYQIGVKLYELQKFGGQLNVKKADEALKPSPEEPKPIAPTNVQG; via the coding sequence ATGACTGCTAAAATCCCAGTTTCCGTACTTATTCCAGCTAAAAATGAGGAAGAGAATTTACCCGCTTGCTTAGAGAGCGTCGCCCGTGCCGATGAGGTATTCGTGGTGGACTCTCAGAGCGAAGATCGTTCTGTTGAGATTTCCGAACGGTATGGGGCCAAGGTTGTTCAGTTTCACTTTAATGGTCGCTGGCCTAAGAAAAAAAATTGGTCCCTCGACAATTTGCCCTTTCAAAATGAGTGGGTTCTGATTGTAGACTGCGACGAACGCATCACACCGGAACTGTGGGATGAAATTGAAGAAGCCATTAAAAACCCGCAATACGGGGGCTACTATCTCAATCGTCGGGTTTTTTTCCTAGGCAAGTGGATTCGGTTTGGAGGTAAATACCCCGACTGGAATTTGCGCCTCTTTCGTCATGCCCAAGGGCGCTACGAAAACCTGAATACAGAGGGCATCCGTAATACCGGCGACAATGAGGTGCATGAGCACGTCGTCGTCAAGAACGGTGAGGTTGGGTATCTGAAACATGACATGCTCCACGAAGATTTTCGGGACTTGTTTCACTGGTTAGAACGCCATAACCGTTACTCCAACTGGGAAGCTCGGGTCTACTACAACCTTCTGACAGGCATGGCAGATGACGGAACGATAGGAGCCAACCTCTTCGGCGACTCGGTTCAGCGGAAGCGGTTCCTGAAAAAGATCTGGGTACGCTTACCGTCCAAGCCTTTCTTACGATTCATCCTGTTTTATTTCATTCGCCTGGGCTTCCTAGATGGCTATGCGGGTTATGTTTATGGTCGTCTCCTCAGCCAGTATGAATATCAGATTGGCGTTAAGCTCTATGAGCTGCAAAAATTTGGTGGTCAGCTGAATGTCAAAAAGGCTGATGAGGCTTTAAAGCCTAGTCCAGAGGAGCCCAAGCCGATTGCTCCGACCAACGTACAGGGTTAG